The genome window GGCCTGCTGATCCGCAACGGCGACGGCGTGCTGACTTGGCTGCCGTTGTGCGAACTCGCCGAGGCGCCCTGCCTGGCGTGAGCACGGCACACGCCGGCGCGCCAGTCGCACCGGCGTCCCTCGCATCAGTACCTGCGCACGGGAAAGCGCTCGGAGAACCCATCGAACACGGCACGCTCGACGTCGAGGCGATGCCGAAACTCCGCCGAAGCGGTCATCCCGAAGCCGAGTTCATCGGCCTGCCCCGCCGCGAGCCCGGCGAAGACGGCGTCGCAGAAGTCCTCCACGTCCGCGCCATGGGCCACGCCAGAGCCCGCCAACCCGGTGCGGACGGCGGGCGGAATGATTTCCACGACCCTGACCGACGTCGCGGCGAGCGCGAACCGGAGGTTGGCCGTATAGCTGTGGATCGCGGCCTTGCAGGCGCTGTAGACCGGGGCGAACGGCTGCGGAACGAGGGCGCCGCCGGAGGAGACATTGGCGATGAGCGCGGGCTTGCCATGCTGCAGCAACAGCGGGACCAGCAAATGGTTCAGATGCACGACGGCAGAAAACAGAATATCGATCTCGCGTTGGCGCTCGGCCCAGGGCGCCTGGTCGTCGGCGAGCGCGACGCGTCGCTGGATCCCGGCATTGTTGACGACCACGCGCAGCCCGGGATGCCGCACGTGCAGGTACTGCGCGAGTCGCTCGCGTTCTTCGGCGACCCCGATGTCGTTGACCAGGGTCTGCAGGCCGGGCGCCGTCGCGGCCGCGCGGTCGAGCCTGCCTGCATCGCGGCCGGTGACCAGCACGTTTGCGCCCGCGGCCAGGAAGCGCCGCGCGAGGCCGAACCCGATGCCGTCGCTGCCGCCGGTCATCAACACCTCCACGCCTGCGAACGTCGTTGCGGACATCGTCATCGTCTCCATTGGATGCGGGCACCCTGGGCCGGCATCGCATGCCTGCCGGCGGTCGCGCACAAGTTGTCATGTCAACCCAGAAGTACGCCGATCGGGTTGTCATGTCAACCTTAGCGGTCTATGGTGACCGCATGAAACAAGCGCGACTTTCCACCCGCGAGCTGGCGATCTGGCACGCCTTCAAGCAGATGGGCCAGACGGTGATGGCGGCCGTCGAAAAGGACCTGGCCGCCGGTGTCGGCCTGACCGGCAGCGACTTCGGCGTGTTGTCGCGGCTGGTGGATCTGGGCAAGGGCGAGCTGCGCCAACAGGCGCTCGCCGATTCCATGGGCTGGCACAAGAGCCGGCTGTCGCATCAGCTCACGCGCATGCAGGCGCGCGGCCTGATCCGCCGCAGCGATGCCGAACCGCGCGTGGTGACGGTCGCCATCACCGCCCTGGGCCGGGAAAAGATCGCCGCGGCGCGACCGGTCCATGCCGCGGCGGTAAGAACCCGGCTGCTCGATCGCCTCAGCACGGAAGACGCGCAGGTCCTCCTGAAACTCTCCGCGACGCTCGGGGCAGACCAGAGCTGACCTCGGTGCGCCGCGTCGCCACGGCAGATCGCACTGCGTCGATGCATGCGAGCGTCGCCTTGCCACACCGATCGCGGGTCGCGCACGTGCCGGTCAGCCACACCGATGTCGGGGCGATGGGCCTGCGCTTGCCGCGCTGCCGGGCAGGCGGCCCGTAGAACGCAAAAGGCCGCCCGGAGGCGGCCTTCGCGAACCTGCGGCGGTGCGCGCCTCAATGCATCATGTTGACGTTGAGGTTGTGCATGACCCACAGCGAGCCGACCACCACGATGCCGATGATCAGCAGCGAGAACAGGCCCACGTGCACGTTGGAGCGCTGCTCGGCCGAGCGGTCCATGTGCAGGAAGTAGATCAGGTGCACCAGCATCTGCACCGCGGCCAGCACCGCGATGACGATGACGGTGACGCCGCGCGGGAACGCCCCGCTCATCACCATGCCGAACGGGATCACGGTCAGGATCACCGCCAGCACGAAACCGACCAGGTAGGACTTCAGGCCGCCGCCATGGCCGTGCTCGGCGTGCGCGTCGGAGGAATGATGGTTGGCCATTACAGCGCTCCCAGCAGGTAGACGATGGTGAACACGCCGATCCAGATCACGTCCAGGAAGTGCCAGAACAGGCTCAGGCACGCCAGGCGGGTCATGTTGCGCGGGGTCAGGCCGTTCTTGGCGATCTGGATCACCAGCACCGCCATCCACAGCAGGCCCGAGGTCACGTGCAGACCGTGGGTGCCGACCAGGGTGAAGAAGGCCGACAGGAACGCGCTGCGACCGGGGCCGGCGCCTTCCTCGATCAGGTGGTGGAACTCGTAGAGTTCCATGCCCAGAAAGCCCAGGCCCAGCGCCGCGGTGACCGCCAGCCAGCCGTACAGGCCGCCCATGCTGCGCTTGTTCGCCGCGATGATCGCCAGGCCGAAGCCCAGGCTGCTGAACAGCAGCAGGAAGGTTTCCACCAGCACGAACTTCAGGTCGAACAGTTCCTTGGCGGTCGGGCCGTCCACCGTGGCGCCGGCCAGCACCGCATAGGTGGCGAACAGGCCGGCGAAGATGAGGCAGTCGCTCATCAGGTAGACCCAGAACCCGAAGACGGTGTTGCCGCCCGCGTCGTGATGTTCGTGGTCGTGGTCGTGGCCGCCCGCGTGGGCGGCGTGGGAATCGAGCGTCGTGGAAGCCATGGTTCAGACCGCCTTTGCGGCGTTGGCCGCGTGTTGCTGTTCCAGCAGGGCGAAACGCGCGTTCTCGATGCGTTCCACTTCCTCCGCCGGGACCCAGTAATCGATGTCGTCATCGAAGGTGCGCGCGATGAAGCTGCCGATCATGCCGACCAGGCCGATCACCGCCATCCACCAGATGTGCCAGATCAGGCCGAACCCCAGCACGATGCTGAAGGCGCCGATCCAGAACCCCGCCGCCGTGTTGCGCGGCATGTGGATCGGTTCGTACTTGGCCGGACGCGCCCAGCCCTTGCCCTTGAGCTTGTCTTCCCAGAACTGGTCGCGGTCGTCGATGTGCGGCAGCACCGCGAAGTTGTAGAACGGCGGCGGCGAGGAGGTCGCCCACTCCAGGGTCCGGCCGTCCCACGGGTCGCCGGTCAGGTCCATGTTTTCCTTACGCTTCCAGATGCTGTAGCCGATCTGCACCAGGTTCAGGAAGATGCCGGTGCCGATGATCGCCGCACCCACCGCGGCCACCATCAGCCACGGCGCCCACTCCGGGTGGTTGTAGCTGTTCATGCGCCGGGTCATGCCCATGAAGCCGAGCACGTACAGCGGCATGAAGGCGATGAAGAAGCCGATGATCCAGCACCAGAACGAGGCCTTGCCCAACGTCTCGTTGAGCTTGAAGCCGAACGCCTTCGGGAACCAGTAGGTCAGGCCCGCCAGGTAGCCGAACACCACGCCGCCGATGATCACGTTGTGGAAGTGCGCGATCAGGAACAGGCTGTTGTGCAGCACGAAGTCCACCGCCGGGATCGCCAGCATCACGCCGGTCATGCCGCCGATGGTGAAGGTGATCATGAAGCCGATGGTCCACAGCACCGGCGCGGTCATGTGCACGCGGCCACGGAACATGGTGAACAGCCAGTTGAAGATCTTCACGCCGGTGGGGATCGAGATGATCATCGTCGTGATGCCGAAGAAGGCATTGACGTTGGCGCCCGAGCCCATCGTGAAGAAGTGGTGCAACCACACGATGAACGACAGCACGCCGATGCACGAGGTGGCGTACACCATCGAGGTGTAGCCGAACAGGCGCTTGCGGCTGAAGGTGGCGATCAGCTCGGAGAAGATGCCGAACGCCGGCAGGATCAGGATGTAGACCTCCGGGTGGCCCCAGATCCAGATCAGGTTGACGTACATCATGGCGTTGCCGCCACCGTCATTGGTGAAGAAGTGCGTGCCCAGGTAGCGGTCGGCGCCCAGCAGCGCCAGCGCCACGGTCAGGATCGGGAACGCGGCGATGATCAGGATGTTGGTGATCAGCGCGGTCCAGGTGAAGATCGGCATGCGCATCAGGGTCATGCCCGGCGCGCGCATGCGCATGATCGTCACGAAGAAGTTGATGCCGGTGAGCAATGTGCCCAGGCCCGAGATCTGCAATGCCCAGATGTAGTAGTCGACACCGACGCCTGGACTGTATTCCAGCCCGGACAGCGGCGGATAGGCCAGCCAGCCGGTCTGCGCGAACTCGCCCACGCCCAGCGACAGCATGATCAGCGTCGCGCCGGCCACGAACAGCCAGAAGCTCAGCGAGTTCAGGAACGGGAACGCCACGTCGCGCGCGCCGATCTGCAGCGGCACGATCAGGTTCAGCAGGCCGGTCATGAACGGCATGGCCATGAAGAAGATCATGATCACGCCATGCGCGGTGAAGATCTGATCGTAGTGATGCGGCGGCAGGAAGCCCTCGTTGCCGCCATGCGCGATCGCCTGCTGGGCGCGCATCAGCGCCGCATCGCTGAAGCCGCGCAGCAGCATCACCAGCGCCACCACGATGTACATGACGCCGATGCGCTTGTGGTCGACCGAGGTCAGCCATTCGCGCCACAGGTAGCCCCACAACTTGAACTTGGTGACCAATGCCAGCACCAGCAGGCCGGCCAGGACGGTGCCGATGACGGCCACCATGGCGATCGGCTCGTGATACGGAATCGCCTCGAGCGTGAGTTTACCTAGCATCACTTGTCTCCAGAAGTGCACATGGCGACCGGCTCAGCAGCCGATGCCGGATGAGCGTCGTGGCCTTCCATCTTGTGGCCCTTGCCCATCATGTATTTGTCGATCAACGACTTGAACAGGCCGTCCTGCACCGAGGCGTAGTACGTCACCGGGTAGGCCGCCTTGTCGTTACGGTTGGCCGCCAGCACCTGGTACTCGGTCTGGCCCAGGGTCTTCTGCGAGGCCTTGACCTTGGCCACCCAGGCATCGAAGCCGGCGCGGTCGGTGGCGTGCGCGGCAAAGCCCATCTTGGCGAAGCCGTGGCCGCTGTAGTTCGCCGACAGGCCGAACATCTCGCCCGGCTCGTTGGCGATCAGGTGCAGCTTGGTCTGCATGCCGGCCATCGCATAGATCTGCGTGCCCAGTTGCGGGATGAAGAACGAGTTCATCACCGTGTCGGAGGTGATCTTGAAGTTCAGCGGCGTGTCGACCGGGAACGCGATCTCGTTGACCGTGGCGATGCCCTGCTCCGGATAGATGAACAGCCACTTCCAGTCCAGCGCCACCGCCTCGATGGTGATCGGCTTGATCTTGGAGTCCAGCGGCTTGTACGGATCCAGCGCATGCGAGGAGCGCCAGGTCAGCACCGCCAGGACCAGGATGATCATGCACGGGATCGACCACACCACCACCTCGATCGCGGTGGAGTGCGACCAGTTCGGCTCGTAGCGGGCCTTGGTGTTGGAGGCGCGGTAGCGCCAGGCGAAGGCCAGGGTCATCACGATGACTGGGATCACCACCAGCAGCATCAGCACCACCGAGGTGATCAGCAGCGTCTTCTCGTCGTGGCCGATCTGACCCTTGGGGTTGAGGATGGCCGAGTTGCAGCCGGCCAGCAGCAGCGCGGCAAGCAGCAACAGACCGGAGCGCAGCGAGCGCCGGAGTTGTTTCAACGGAATCATCGAACGATCCAATTGCGTAGGGGATGCGGACCGCGCGGGAGCGGGAGGCGGGGCGCCGCTAGGGGCCGTCCCGCCTCCGCCGCGGCATCCGGGCCGGCATGCGCGATCAACGACGCATTTTATGCTGCCGTGCGGCAACTCCGGAAGTCATTGACAAGCCCGGGCGGGCGCCAGGCCACGTTTTTACCTGCGACACATTGCCGCACCCGGCTGCACCGCGGCGCCGCAGGCGACCGCGCACACGGACCTGGGTCGCAGAAACCGGTGCCGCAGATACCACGAAGGCAGCCTCGCGGCTGCCTTCTGGTGCAACTGGTGCCGGAAACAGGAGTCGAACCTGCGACCTACGCATTACGAATGCGCCGCTCTACCGACTGAGCTATTCCGGCGGAACTGGCAATTCTAGGCGTCGACTCGGGCTGCGGTCAATCGCGCCCGGGCGCCTTGGCGGGGCCGCCGCGGACGATGCGCTACCCTTGCCGACCCGTTGTTCGCATGCCCCGCACTCGTGAAGTCGTTCGCCTGGTTCTGGCTGGCCTTTCTGCTGTTCTTCGCCCTTCCCTTCCCCTGCATCCTCTACGTCGGCAGCGCATGGCCGCTGCCGCTGACCCAGCGCAACCCGCCCGGATGGGCGCTGACCCTGCTGGCGCTGTCGCTGGGGCTGTGGCTGCACCTGCTCTATGCCTACCTGGACAGCTTGCTGCTGATGCCCGGACGCGCACTGCGGCGCGTGCGCCACATCCTCGCCCACGGCGTGCGCCGCGAGGCGCTGATCGAACGCGCCGCGCCGACCGGCGTCGAGGTGCAGGGATGGCCACAGTGGTCGCTGACCCTGGCCTTCGACAACCTGTCCGGCACGCGCATCCGCGACACCCTGACGATCGTGGACCGCAAGCCGGCGCAACGCCGCTTCGAGAGCAGGCGAACCGTGCCGCTGCGGCTAAGCACCACGCCGGGCGCCGCCCCGAACCTGGTGCTGGAGGACGCCGAGCCGGCCCTGGACCGCGCCAGCCTGTGGCGCCGTGCGGCCGGCGCGGTGCTGCTGGTGGTCCTGGTCGGCGCCGCCTATGGCGTGGCCTGGCGCCTGCAGAACCAGGGCCTGGGCTGGACCTTCCTGACCTTCAACCACCCGCTGCTGATGTGCGCGCTGGTGCTCAACGGCTACCTGCTGGCCTTGCGCGTGATCCTGCGCGTGATCCGCAGCAACACGACTGACCAGACCTTGACCTACCGCGGCCTGCGCGCCCGCGCGCGGGTGCTGGACGTGCGCCAGACCGGCACCACCCTCAACGAGCAGCCGCAGGTCGAGTTCCGCGTGGCGTTCGAGGACGCGTCCGGCAACAGCCACGAGGCGACGGTACGGCGGTTCGTGCCGCTGCTCGACATCGGCCGGCTGCCGCGCGAGACGGTGTCGGTGCTGTACGACCCGCAACACCCCTCCCGCGCCGACCTGGAGCTGCCATGAAGACGCCGCCCACCCCACTGGTCTTCGCCGGTGTCGTCCTGCTGCTCGGCGGCATCGCCTGCGCCGGGGGCGCTTGGGACACCATCCGCGCCACCCTGCAGGCGGGACCGCGTCTGCAGGCGGCGGACTCGGCGGCCGCCCTGCAGGCCACCGCCAAGCCGCAGTCGCTGGCGGTCCCCCCGGCCGCTCCTGCCACCGCCGTCCCCGAACCGGAGCCGCCAGCACCGCATGGCAACCTGCTGTTCGACCCGGCGCGGCTACGCGCCGCGCGGCAGGCGCTGGCGGCTCTGCCCGGGCTGCAGGGCCACGACCTGCGCGTGTTCCATGCCGTGCACTTCTACGACGACCGGATCGGACTCGAACTGCTGGATCCCGCACAGCCGGACCACGTGGACGAATACAGCTTCGACCACGCTGGCTGGCACAAGGAAAAGCCCGTGAATCCGCGCATGTTCGGGCCATTCCTGAAGCCGGCCACCGACACCGCCGCGTTGCAGGACATCGCCTTCGAGGGCGCCTACCGGGTGGCCACGGCCCTGAAGGAACAGGACGAGGCACTGCAGGCCGCCCCCAAGGAAGTGGATCACGTGTACGTGCTGGTGGGTCGTCGCGGGCACCTGCGCTGGATGCCGGACGGCGTGCAAGGCGATCGCGTCACCGTGGGCATCGACTTCGATGCGCAGGGGCGGCCGCACGGCGTGCAGCGCCACTGAGCCGCGGCGGCGGCGCGGCCAAAGCGCTGGACGCCAGGACCGTCGATGCCGGCACCGCCGCCAGGACGCTTGGGTTCATGTGCAGATCCGGCTTCGGGGCACCTCCGATACCCGGCGGTTGCCGCGCACCGCACCGCCTCGGCTGTCCCGTAGGAGCGGCTTCAGCCGCGACGGGCTTTCCCGGGAACGCCTCGTCGCGGCTGCAACCGCACCTACGATCGCGACGCAAACGCCCGCCAATCCTGCAAAAACCCGCGAGTGGATATGCCCGCTAGTCGACCAAGCGCAGGCGCAGTTCCTTGGGCAGGGCGAACACCATCGACTCCGGCTCGCCCGCCAGTTCGGACACGCCGTCGGCGCCGAGTTCGCGCAGCCGCGCGATCACCCCGTCCACCAGCACCTGCGGCGCCGAGGCGCCGGCGGTGAGGCCGACCCGGCGCTTGCCGGCGACCCAGGCCGGATCGATCTCGTCGGCGCCGTCGATCAGGTAGGACTCCACCCCGTCGCGCCGCGCCAGCTCGCTGAGCCGGTTGGAATTGGAGCTGTTCGGCGAGCCGACCACCAGCACCAGGTCGCACTCCCTGGCCAGGTCGCGCACCGCGTCCTGGCGGTTCTGGGTGGCGTAGCAGATGTCGTCGTTCTTCGGTCCCTGCATCGCCGGGTAGCGCGCGCGCAGCGCCTCGATGATGCCGCGGGTATCGTCCACCGACAGCGTGGTCTGGGTGGTGTAGGCCAGGTTCTCCGGCTGCTGCACGTCCAGCGTGGCGACCTGCTCGATGTCCTCGACCAGGTAGATGCGGCCGGTGCCGCATTCGCGGTCCCACTGCCCCATCGTGCCTTCCACCTCCGGATGGCCGGCGTGGCCGATCAGCACCACGTCGCGGCCGGCGCGGCAGTGCCGGGCCACCTCGAAATGCACCTTGGTGACCAGCGGGCAGGTCGCGTCGAACACCTTCAGGCCGCGCCGCTCGGCCTCCTGGCGCACCGCCTGAGCCACGCCGTGGGCGCTGAAGATCACCGTGTTGCCGTCGGGCACCTCGTCCAGTTCCTCGACGAAGATGGCGCCGCGCTGCTTGAGGTCGTCGACCACGAAGCGGTTGTGCACCACCTCGTGGCGCACGTAGATCGGCGCGCCCAGGGTCTCGATGGCGCGCTTGACGATCTCGATCGCGCGATCGACGCCGGCGCAGAAGCCGCGGGGGTTGGCGAGCAGGACATCCATAGCTAGATCCGCCGGCCGCAGAGGGCCAAGCGCTTCGACAGGGAGAGTGGCACCGATTATCCCGCTTTTCGCTTCGCCTTGCCGTCGAACACGCCGAACAGGGCGATGCCGATGGCGCCGGCGACGATCGCCGAGTCGGCGATGTTGAACGAGGGCCAGTAGTGCTCGCCCACGTACCACTGGATGAAATCGACCACGTGGCCGTGCATCAGCCGGTCGATCACGTTGCCGATCGCCCCGCCGATCACCAGAGCGTACGGCAGCGCGCTGCGCCACTCGCCGCGCGGGGTGCGCGCCAGCCACCAGGCCAGCAGGCCGCTGATGCCCACCGCCAGCGCGGTGAACAGCCACAGCTGCCAGCCGCCGGCCTGGCTCAGGAAACTGAACGCCGCGCCGGTGTTGTAGGTCCGGTACCAGTTCCAGAAACCGGGAATCACCGGCACCGCGGTGAACTCGGGCAGGCTGGACAGCACCCAGGCCTTGCTCCACTGGTCCAGGCCGATCACCACGGCCGACAGCAGCAGCCAGATCAGGGCGGAGGGGTTGGGTCGTGCGGTCATGCGGGAAGTCCGCCTTGGGCGAATGAAGAAAGGAAGGACGGCCGGCGCCGCAGCCACGGCGCCGCCGCCGGCCCCGGCGGCGCGCAGGCCGCGCGGCCGGGGACGGGACTCAGAACCAGCGGCGCTCCTCGCCCGGTCCTTCGATGTTGCTGACGCAGCGGCCGCACAGCTCCGGGTGCGCCGGGTCGGCGCCGACGTCGGCGCGGTAGTGCCAGCACCGCACGCACTTGGGCTTGCCGGTGGCCTGGGCGCTGACGAAGATCTCGTCGGTGCTGGCCTCGCGCACCACCACGTCGCCGCTGATGAACAGGAAGCGCAGTTCCTCCTGCAGCGGCTGCAGCTTGGCCGCCGTGGCCGCGGCGGCGGCGACGGTGATCTCCGCCTCCAGCGCCGCGCCGATCACGCCGTTGCCGCGCATCGGCTCCAGCACCTTGGCCACCTGCTCGCGCAGCGCCAGCAACTGTTCGAAGTCGGCCGCGCTCAGCGCCGCGTCTTCCGGCAACGGCGCCAGGCCTTCGTACCAGGTCGCGAACAGCACGTTGCCCAGGTGCGCGCCCGGCAGGTAGCCCCACAGTTCGTCGGCGGTGAAGCTCAGGATCGGCGCGATCCAGCGCACGAAGGCCTCGGCCACATGGAACATCGCGGTCTGCGCCGAGCGCCGGCCGTGCGAGTCCTCGGCCATCGTGTACAGCCGGTCCTTGGTCACGTCCAGGTACAGCGACCCCAGGTCCACGCTGCAGAAGTTGAGCAGCGCCTGCACGATGGCGGCGAAGTCGTAGCGCGCATAGGCGGCCTTGATCTGCTCCTGCACCTCGTAGGCGCGGTGCACGATCCAGCGGTCCAGCGCCACCAGCTCCGGCAGCGGCCGCAGGTGCATGGCCGGATTGAAGCCGTGCAGGTTGCCGAGCAGGAAGCGCGCGGTATTGCGCAGGCGCCGGTAGGCGTCGGCGTTGCGCTTGAGGATCTCCTGCGACAGCGACATCTCGTTGCTGTAGTCGGCCGAGGCGATCCACAGGCGCAGGATGTCCGCGCCCAGCGTCTTCATGATGTCCTGCGGCTCGATGCCGTTGCCCAGCGACTTGGACATCTTGCGGCCGTGCTCGTCCACGGTGAAGCCGTGGGTCAGGCACTGCCGGTACGGGGCGGCGTGGTCCAGCGCCACGCCGGTCAGCAGCGAGGACTGGAACCAGCCGCGGTGCTGGTCGGAGCCCTCCAGGTACAGGTCGGCCGGCTTGGGCAGGCCGCGCTCGGTCAGCACCGCCTCGTGGGTGACGCCGGAATCGAACCAGACGTCGAGGATGTCGGTGATCTTCTCGTAGTCGGCGGCCTCGTCGCCGAGCAGCTCGGCGGCGTCGAGCGCGTACCACACGTCCACCCCGCCCTCCTCGACCCGGTCGGCGACCTGGCGCATCAGCTC of Xanthomonas sacchari contains these proteins:
- a CDS encoding SDR family NAD(P)-dependent oxidoreductase, which codes for MSATTFAGVEVLMTGGSDGIGFGLARRFLAAGANVLVTGRDAGRLDRAAATAPGLQTLVNDIGVAEERERLAQYLHVRHPGLRVVVNNAGIQRRVALADDQAPWAERQREIDILFSAVVHLNHLLVPLLLQHGKPALIANVSSGGALVPQPFAPVYSACKAAIHSYTANLRFALAATSVRVVEIIPPAVRTGLAGSGVAHGADVEDFCDAVFAGLAAGQADELGFGMTASAEFRHRLDVERAVFDGFSERFPVRRY
- a CDS encoding MarR family winged helix-turn-helix transcriptional regulator; protein product: MSTQKYADRVVMSTLAVYGDRMKQARLSTRELAIWHAFKQMGQTVMAAVEKDLAAGVGLTGSDFGVLSRLVDLGKGELRQQALADSMGWHKSRLSHQLTRMQARGLIRRSDAEPRVVTVAITALGREKIAAARPVHAAAVRTRLLDRLSTEDAQVLLKLSATLGADQS
- the cyoD gene encoding cytochrome o ubiquinol oxidase subunit IV — its product is MANHHSSDAHAEHGHGGGLKSYLVGFVLAVILTVIPFGMVMSGAFPRGVTVIVIAVLAAVQMLVHLIYFLHMDRSAEQRSNVHVGLFSLLIIGIVVVGSLWVMHNLNVNMMH
- the cyoC gene encoding cytochrome o ubiquinol oxidase subunit III, with protein sequence MASTTLDSHAAHAGGHDHDHEHHDAGGNTVFGFWVYLMSDCLIFAGLFATYAVLAGATVDGPTAKELFDLKFVLVETFLLLFSSLGFGLAIIAANKRSMGGLYGWLAVTAALGLGFLGMELYEFHHLIEEGAGPGRSAFLSAFFTLVGTHGLHVTSGLLWMAVLVIQIAKNGLTPRNMTRLACLSLFWHFLDVIWIGVFTIVYLLGAL
- the cyoB gene encoding cytochrome o ubiquinol oxidase subunit I, which gives rise to MLGKLTLEAIPYHEPIAMVAVIGTVLAGLLVLALVTKFKLWGYLWREWLTSVDHKRIGVMYIVVALVMLLRGFSDAALMRAQQAIAHGGNEGFLPPHHYDQIFTAHGVIMIFFMAMPFMTGLLNLIVPLQIGARDVAFPFLNSLSFWLFVAGATLIMLSLGVGEFAQTGWLAYPPLSGLEYSPGVGVDYYIWALQISGLGTLLTGINFFVTIMRMRAPGMTLMRMPIFTWTALITNILIIAAFPILTVALALLGADRYLGTHFFTNDGGGNAMMYVNLIWIWGHPEVYILILPAFGIFSELIATFSRKRLFGYTSMVYATSCIGVLSFIVWLHHFFTMGSGANVNAFFGITTMIISIPTGVKIFNWLFTMFRGRVHMTAPVLWTIGFMITFTIGGMTGVMLAIPAVDFVLHNSLFLIAHFHNVIIGGVVFGYLAGLTYWFPKAFGFKLNETLGKASFWCWIIGFFIAFMPLYVLGFMGMTRRMNSYNHPEWAPWLMVAAVGAAIIGTGIFLNLVQIGYSIWKRKENMDLTGDPWDGRTLEWATSSPPPFYNFAVLPHIDDRDQFWEDKLKGKGWARPAKYEPIHMPRNTAAGFWIGAFSIVLGFGLIWHIWWMAVIGLVGMIGSFIARTFDDDIDYWVPAEEVERIENARFALLEQQHAANAAKAV
- the cyoA gene encoding ubiquinol oxidase subunit II, with protein sequence MIPLKQLRRSLRSGLLLLAALLLAGCNSAILNPKGQIGHDEKTLLITSVVLMLLVVIPVIVMTLAFAWRYRASNTKARYEPNWSHSTAIEVVVWSIPCMIILVLAVLTWRSSHALDPYKPLDSKIKPITIEAVALDWKWLFIYPEQGIATVNEIAFPVDTPLNFKITSDTVMNSFFIPQLGTQIYAMAGMQTKLHLIANEPGEMFGLSANYSGHGFAKMGFAAHATDRAGFDAWVAKVKASQKTLGQTEYQVLAANRNDKAAYPVTYYASVQDGLFKSLIDKYMMGKGHKMEGHDAHPASAAEPVAMCTSGDK
- the ispH gene encoding 4-hydroxy-3-methylbut-2-enyl diphosphate reductase — protein: MDVLLANPRGFCAGVDRAIEIVKRAIETLGAPIYVRHEVVHNRFVVDDLKQRGAIFVEELDEVPDGNTVIFSAHGVAQAVRQEAERRGLKVFDATCPLVTKVHFEVARHCRAGRDVVLIGHAGHPEVEGTMGQWDRECGTGRIYLVEDIEQVATLDVQQPENLAYTTQTTLSVDDTRGIIEALRARYPAMQGPKNDDICYATQNRQDAVRDLARECDLVLVVGSPNSSNSNRLSELARRDGVESYLIDGADEIDPAWVAGKRRVGLTAGASAPQVLVDGVIARLRELGADGVSELAGEPESMVFALPKELRLRLVD
- the lspA gene encoding signal peptidase II produces the protein MTARPNPSALIWLLLSAVVIGLDQWSKAWVLSSLPEFTAVPVIPGFWNWYRTYNTGAAFSFLSQAGGWQLWLFTALAVGISGLLAWWLARTPRGEWRSALPYALVIGGAIGNVIDRLMHGHVVDFIQWYVGEHYWPSFNIADSAIVAGAIGIALFGVFDGKAKRKAG